A segment of the Prochlorococcus sp. RS04 genome:
TATGATTTGAGTAGAGAAAATTCTAATTATGAAAACTCAATTGAGATAAATGCATTAAGCAAATTCAAATTTTTAAATTTATTTGAAGATATTGCTCTAAGCAATGATTCACAAGTAAAAAAAGAGATTTGGATAAATACATCTGAAGCAGAAATATTACCCGCCCTAAATCCGTCATATGAGATTAGTAAATCCCTTATTGGTCAATTAGTTTCGTTCAAAAAAAATCTACTGGACAAAAATACAAAGAAAAAATTAATAATTAAAAAAATCATTTTAGGGCCTTTTAAATCAGAATTAAATCCTCTCGGAATAATGAGTCCAAAATTTGTTTCTAAAAAAATTTATGATTTAGCTAATTCAAAAAATTATTTAGTAATAATTAGTCCAAACCCTTTAACATATGTACTTTTCCCATTGAAAGAATTTTTTAATTTTTTATATTGCCGAATTATCTATAAATACAAATCTTAGTCCCTAAAAATCTCGATCTGTCAATATTTCAATACCATCTTTTAAAACAACTATTGTATGCTCCCATTGGGCCGATAGTTTTCCATCTTTTGTTATTACTGTCCATCTATCATTTAATGTTTTACAAAATTTAGTCCCTTCATTAACTATAGGTTCCACCGCTAATGTCATTCCTTCGCGAAGGACGACGTTAGGCAATTCTTTGGTCCGAAAATTAAATACGGATGGTTCTTCATGAAGATTTCGTCCAACTCCATGACCTGTATAGTCTTCTACAACACTAAAGCCATTTTCTACAACAACGTCTTCGATTTCCCCAGCCACATCAAGAAGTGTATTCCCTGCCTTGATTTTCGAAAGCCCCGCATACAATGCTTTAAAAGCTATATCACTAAGTTTTTGAGCCTTTGGACTAACTTCTCCTACACAAATTGATATACAACTATCTCCATGGAAACCATCTAAATATGCCCCTGTATCAATTTTAACCAAGTCACCATTTTTAATTATTTTATTTTTACTTGGAATTCCGTGAACAACCTCATTATTAATACTAGAACATATACTTGAAGGGAATCCATGGTAGCCCTTGAAACTTGGGACAGCTCCAAAACTTTTTATTCTC
Coding sequences within it:
- the map gene encoding type I methionyl aminopeptidase; the protein is MRHFADLLLNKNNSKANDQVPFIQRRRGIEIKSSREINLMKKSSRIVATVLREINDLIKPGMSTKDLDDFAEKRIKSFGAVPSFKGYHGFPSSICSSINNEVVHGIPSKNKIIKNGDLVKIDTGAYLDGFHGDSCISICVGEVSPKAQKLSDIAFKALYAGLSKIKAGNTLLDVAGEIEDVVVENGFSVVEDYTGHGVGRNLHEEPSVFNFRTKELPNVVLREGMTLAVEPIVNEGTKFCKTLNDRWTVITKDGKLSAQWEHTIVVLKDGIEILTDRDF
- a CDS encoding SDR family oxidoreductase, with protein sequence MINPTKNEKTIGITGASGALGKELTKLFRQKGYKVIGFTHSKTNYEINLESPNEWIKWECGKESSLKKQLENIDILILNHGIYDLSRENSNYENSIEINALSKFKFLNLFEDIALSNDSQVKKEIWINTSEAEILPALNPSYEISKSLIGQLVSFKKNLLDKNTKKKLIIKKIILGPFKSELNPLGIMSPKFVSKKIYDLANSKNYLVIISPNPLTYVLFPLKEFFNFLYCRIIYKYKS